From the genome of Phlebotomus papatasi isolate M1 chromosome 2, Ppap_2.1, whole genome shotgun sequence:
GTActggaaccaacacaaagaaaagtcaataactcagaagcacttgagaacagacatgtactaaaaaaaatgttcaggaaaaagatttttctttaatccAGACCTGAATTAAGGTTTAATTAATCCCTAAAGATGGGCATTTTTTAAGGTATCAACGGTAAGACCCCTTACTCGATGTCAGTTGTTCCATTTGCAAcgcccaaatatttttttaaattatttatttctttaattttatgatCCAGGCATTATTGTACTCATTGGATATTTCATTTTGCtacaatttttcatttgttgttttttttttgcttaactCTGTTGTTGCTTGATCTTTCCTATCTtgaaatttctttctttctaatTGATAGTGTTATTCCATTGGAAAATGAAAAGAGGATATAtttttcctgaacatttttttagtacatggctgttttCTAGTGATTCTGAATTATCGACTTACTTCGTGTTGGtatctgtcacgactgtttggttgtTTTGGAACACAAtggagactggggaaaacaatcgtgacaagaaccaacacaaaaagtcgataatgcagatgcATTTAAGAACAGctgtgtactaaaaaaaaatattcaggagaaagatttcctctTTTTATCCTTCTTTGGCATGGGCCTCccgacattcatttttccatacgtttttgcatagaggcactgaaggctaatggcaagttttttcctaaagagaattgacttatcagtctgatatatatcaaaattgtgcattaaaagctgtctaaaaatatatatttaataatgttcgacgaaataatacaagaattagtagcaaatttgtttaagtcgcggtgcaatatctgcaacatttttacaaggaaaagtgaaaaatagtttcactttttattaggttttaTGGGCCCCTGGTTCttatctcgactgttttccttaGTTCTCAGCATCGCTCTTGGCTTTGGGGGCTTCGGCCAGGCTCCTGGAGGACTCCTGGTTCCGAGAGCTCATTCGAGCCAGCTTTCGCGTACTCTTTTTGTCAGGGATGTTGTAATCTACAACTCCCTTCCACTGCGCGTTAAGACGTCGCAGGCCGGCATTTCTGGTGCCTTTCTGTTAGGGTAGATTTTctttgtttctctttttttctctctctcttctctGTATAAATTTTTCTGACTTAATCTTGTTCtcattttcttttgaatttcttgTACATTTTGTCCTATCTAATCAGACATTGTAATAGGGACGGACCCTAATTATGTttgatttaaaacaaataaataaattcaaattcaaatgatGACAGGAATCaattcaaagaaaagtcaataatgcagatgcagaagcacttaagaacagcgAAGTCCTAAAAATGATcatcttttttagtactttccTATTCTCAACAGCTTcagcattatcgacttttcgtagtgttgattcctgtcacgactattctAGAACACAACGAGTTCAGTCGAGACAGAAAGTAAAACAAAGAAAAGCCGATAATGCCATAATGCTGAGAtgattgagaacagtaaagtactttactgttcccaaCAGCTTTAGCAttgtcgacttttctttgtttttctttctgtgTCGACTGATCTCCCCAATCTTCTAGAATACCAacacaggaaccaacacaaagaaaagtcgataatgcagaagcacttgagaacagtaaaagtGCTAAAGAAAACACGTTCATTTTTTcactggaatagcaccattattttttacttcttttattttttttgtttgctaaatatttattaaaatagttTCCAATCTTTCTCTTGGATCAATTCAATGgataaatgttggaaaattatattttccaatGCAACATTTTTGAGTGTGAGCCTTGTCCCCTTGGGAGTGCGAATTAATCAATTGTCCAATTTAATTGCTTGAAAGACTGGACTCCGTGTTAGTTGCACGAGACATTGAGATTGATGCAACTATTTCAGGGGAATCCACTACAATCGCGTGCTATTGGGGCTCTTGGGGGCACTCTGTGATCCCGCCAATCTTGTCATTGTGATGAATTGTTCGGAGAGTGAGGAGAAGTACTATCGCGGTAAACTCAATTCGCGCCATGTGCATGAATCAGCCACGAATGCCAAGGAGAGGGAAAAAGTCTACCTCGAGGGGGGAATTCATTTTATTACGACACGAATTCTCGTGGTGGATCTCCTGAAGAATCGTATTCCCATTGAGATGATCACGGGAATTGTGGTGTTGCGAGCTCATATGATCATTGAGTCGTGTCAGGAGGCTTTTGCCTTGAGATTGTATCGTCAGAGGAATAGGGAGGGTTTTGTTAAGGGATTTTCAAATAGTGCTGAATCTTTTACATTTGGCTATGGACAGGTCGATAGGGTGATTAATAATTTGTATGTGGAGGAGATGTTTGTCTGGCCGAGATTTCAATCGCTCATTCAGGCAACACTGAAGAAATATGAGCCGGTTATTGTGGAGTTTCATGTGCCAATGAGTCAGAAGATGACGTCAATTCAGGCGGATATCCTGGATATTATGAATTATCTGGTGAAAGAGGTCAAGAGGATCAATCCTCATATTGATATGCAGGAGATTACCGTTGAAAATTGCGTTACTAAAAAATTCCACAAGATCCTGCAGTTGCAACTTGATACGGTTTGGCATCAGTTGAGCCAACAGACAAAGATGTTGATATCTGATTTGAAAGTCCTGAGATCTCTAATGATCTCTACGATCTATCATGATTGCATTTCCCTCTATGCAACactgaaaaaatacaaatcaGCCGAGTACGTGATGAATAGCTCAGGATGGGGTATCCTGGATGCAGCTGATCACATGTTTGAGACAGCTAAGAAGAGAGTTTTCAATGATAAGGAGGAATTTGAGCCAGAATGGGGCGCAAAATGGAAGAGTCTGTCGGAGATTCTCAGAGTTGAGATTCCCAATGATATTAAATTGAATGTAGGGCATAGAAAGAATAAATCAGCAGTAGTTTTGATCCTCTGTCAGGACAATAAAACCTGCTATCAACTCAATCAGTATCTCTTGCTCGGAGCTGAGCGGTGTCTCTTCCACATGGCTCTGCAGAATGATGTTAAAGTTGTGAAAATGGCTAAAAACTACCAGGAAATGATCGATAGTAAGAATATAATCCTGGAAAAAGTTAAGCTCCAAGGAACACAGAAACCCGAAGTTGTTGGCGTGAGTGATCCAGAAGAGTTACAAGGGGAAGTTGAGGAAGATCCAATGGATACTTACCAAGCTTCATATACCATGACAATGAGCCTGGAAGAAGATCCGACTGAAGATCTCGATGTAAGTACTCAGATGGAAGTGGGGAAGTTTTCTCAGCTTCCAGCAGCGGAACGAACAACTTCAGTGGCCAAGCCAATTGTCTGCATTCAAACATTCAAGTCTGACACGAATGATCCACTGTCGCTGGAGGCGACTCTGCGTGAGCTGGATCCACAGTATGTGGTAATGTTTCACTGCAATGTGACTGCCATTCGACAGTTGGAAGTGCACGAGGCGAGGCTGAGGCGTGAGATTGAGAATCGCATGAAGGTGTTTTTCCTGCTGCACGCTCAGACCATTGAGGAACAGAGCTACCTCACTAATTTACGTCGAGAAAAGCAGGCATTTGAACATCTCATCGACACCAAAAAGGTCAGTCAAATTACTCACATTTTTCCACAGCAACATTTTAtacttatttaaatttattaccaAATATTTTGCTTCTAATGTTCTTGACATGGAGGTTTTTGGGAAATTCAAGAGCGTGGGAAGATAAGAGTTacagaaaaccacgaagaagtactgctaaaactgttaggaaatctcaaagttccaaattagacattattccgttccgaattaccccatattTCCCTAcactactgagagaaatccgaaaaagttaaaataacattccggaaatgtttattttaccctgtgcagtattgatccgaaatcggtgtaaatattatgctttttaagtgtattaggtgttaaagttaccctttttcatgctaattttacccttaaaaaggtgtaaaattaacattaacccattcagtcaatgtaccagaaatacttgagatagaatgttcatattttcgaattagttttctacagattaatagatgaattttttgaaaagaaaaaaatttacctCATATGGGGCCACGGGGAGCCCctatcaaacacacgtcttaacggtcactgaatttaaattctttagacattaattcattacaaactctattgatttatttaCAGTAACTGTTCAAGAAAACAATTAggtaactagaattcaaatcaggacagaggaaagaggccaaatttaacaaattcgacgggatgtcgtattttccgtccgccattttgagcaaaaattttgcacgaacttccgcgaagcgagaaaagaacaacaaaatgtattttcatctctgtcggactattttttccaagtaactgaaaaactaaagttactaaaaatacaTTCCTGACTtcaatttggataaaaattgcccaggaataaatcatctaaaatcactcaatttgcgtatgatgtataataccatggtaaggaatgggttaaaaaggtgtaaaattaacattaaaaattttgatatatttttacacctaaaaagtgttaaaattatgaggaaaaaaagttaatcgcacccacaTTTTTTTCTCGAGTGTACTCTCTGAACCGAAGTTACTAGAAATTTAATCATAAATGATataccaattatctcgtacaacacaccatttgAACTTAATTCGAGACACTCCAAGTGTTCACAGCCGGAGTTCTCCCAAGAGAAAATATATTCGAAGATtaatttcgaaagtcaaagaaTGATGTTTACTTGTCAGCATATTTGGCAATTTTCACTTTATTGTGGGGAAAGTCAAAGCAACGAGGCTCATACAACCAGCTTCTTACTCTGGTGCCTCTGGTActttaaaaattcttataatctcGCTTGAATTTTCACCACGAaaattcagtttaatttttacgaACACCAATGACATTTTTGTTAATATCGAAAGCTATTTaacttttagccgagacacatttggagaatcaaactctggCTGTGAGCACACCGAATTTcccatttctgaaaaatttggattttgtgACACTTTGATTTAAATATGAGCTGTGTCTGGAAGATGCTCAGAAACACTTAAAAGAACCTAAATAAGAGcctaaaagagaaaataaatttaaaaaaaaatgacttgaAAAACATATTTCCACAAAATTCCTACAAGTTTGTGCtaacaaaaaattttcctaACAAAAACATGTTCGTTTCCCCATATTTTGCCCCGAACTTCCTCTTTTTAGCAATGTTTACGTACTTTTTTCTTAGTTTCCTTTTTAAATTTGTTCCATAAAAATGAGCTATTACGGTGCTTAAggaaaattttacctttttctgCCACATTTTTAACCACTATCCTCACCACTTTGATAGAATTTACGAAAGATTTTAACAAAATGAACAAAtgaaaatctaataaaaattagaaatttgttTTAACGCTTTTAACCATGTAGAGGAAGTGCTTGTAATTTCGAACACTGTGCATATAAGCTACAatgtcccaagtttgaagtgcaatatttgcaAGTTCCAAGTTTTAAGGAGAGGATACGGCCTTAAGAGAGCTAATTGATAAAAATGGATGGTCGAAAAGTGGGAAGAGGTTTCAGAGAAATTGCCGCTTTTCGGCCACTCCAAATCAAGATCAAGGTCAAATCGGAATCGTCACGAATGGGACCTATGTCAATGGATAGTCATTGCTATAGTTAGCAACTTTTGTTCTGAGACCAATGTTCTAAAAGTTATAGTGCATAAACACTATTTCTTAGAaggaagaatgatcaaaagtgtATAGGCGCTAGTTCATCTCTATACAGAGATGGGCCAGGACCCAGGACGGTAACCGCTGGGAGTCCATGTAAcaaggcctttatccttccgataaatcactgttttgacaaagaattacgcaagaactgctaaagtgatcttaatgaaattcggtatagggtcagtgtatgacttaaactttttatttatgcataccacccccttcAACTACCCTCCGTtttggtagcccccatacaaaatgagaacattttttcttataactcctttctaagaagAGGTAAAAAGCAGAAATTCGACAtgagaacaaagcttagggaagctAAGGGAAAAATACGAATCAACCTTCAAAGGCTGATTCAAAGATCACTAAGGTTTCATTTcagaattaaaaagtaaaaacgaTAGCTGTTTCcgctttttcatgtaaattaataaatgaataaataaatcttaaagTTTCTTAATAATtaactaaggtaaagtgccctcaagtcgaccggttcctcaattcgaccggtagagttatttattcagtttatttatatttgcactaatatttggcgtatgatctaacattaataggtcaattattccatcaGTAAAATGAATCAGGGACAATTTCGTGTAAATTtgccatcaaacattcaaaaattgacccaccggtcgagtcgaggaactggtcgactcgagggcactttaccttatttcctCCAATTAAAAAATCGTTGATTTTGAAAGCTTTAGGAAATGGCGCGAAAGTGGTTACAAAGGTGGcggaaaagtggtgaaaaatgAGAGAATTTAGCTTTGACAAattctttcttattttttaacaaCTTAGCGATAAACCTTTCAAGTATATCGATAAGTACAATTTCCGAagcttttaattcaaattatgaGCTTTTTTTGCTTTGATTCATCTCACGGAAACCTTTCCGGAATAAAAAATTGCAGACAATGGTGATCCCTAAGAGGCTCAGTGAGCAAGAAGAGCGTGAGATGGCTCAAGAGGAATTCAGGGAAGCGACTTCAATGAGAAACGCTGCCCAATCCTCTGAAAAGTCGCCACCATTGATGAAGATTGTGACAGATATGAGGGAATTCCGCTCGGA
Proteins encoded in this window:
- the LOC129803678 gene encoding DNA repair endonuclease XPF, with protein sequence MSTFIEDDEAGTSTMSGGASTKASAEGEEDGGGELLEYERQMLIDLHHTDGLVICAKGIHYNRVLLGLLGALCDPANLVIVMNCSESEEKYYRGKLNSRHVHESATNAKEREKVYLEGGIHFITTRILVVDLLKNRIPIEMITGIVVLRAHMIIESCQEAFALRLYRQRNREGFVKGFSNSAESFTFGYGQVDRVINNLYVEEMFVWPRFQSLIQATLKKYEPVIVEFHVPMSQKMTSIQADILDIMNYLVKEVKRINPHIDMQEITVENCVTKKFHKILQLQLDTVWHQLSQQTKMLISDLKVLRSLMISTIYHDCISLYATLKKYKSAEYVMNSSGWGILDAADHMFETAKKRVFNDKEEFEPEWGAKWKSLSEILRVEIPNDIKLNVGHRKNKSAVVLILCQDNKTCYQLNQYLLLGAERCLFHMALQNDVKVVKMAKNYQEMIDSKNIILEKVKLQGTQKPEVVGVSDPEELQGEVEEDPMDTYQASYTMTMSLEEDPTEDLDVSTQMEVGKFSQLPAAERTTSVAKPIVCIQTFKSDTNDPLSLEATLRELDPQYVVMFHCNVTAIRQLEVHEARLRREIENRMKVFFLLHAQTIEEQSYLTNLRREKQAFEHLIDTKKTMVIPKRLSEQEEREMAQEEFREATSMRNAAQSSEKSPPLMKIVTDMREFRSDLPCLIHKLGIEVIPITLTIGDYVLTPEVCVERKSISDLIGSLNSGRLYNQCTQMVRNYAVPILLIEFDQNRPFYLQDRYMISNDTVSNSDIKQKLQLLTLHFPKLRIVWSPNPYATAQLFYEMKQNKLEPNEKLCSVIGSDNHTAESEALEKFNLEIYDFLLKLPGVTEKNVFKLMKSFKDFKELLKADQAQLQEALGSRESAKLLWDILHVPQKPKIETSTSGKFPHAKFKGRKFQKAKQ